One genomic region from Phragmites australis chromosome 1, lpPhrAust1.1, whole genome shotgun sequence encodes:
- the LOC133920056 gene encoding glucan endo-1,3-beta-glucosidase 13-like isoform X1, translating to MARRLVLALPVLLLLLLVGHCHGGKIGVCYGRNADDLPAPDKVAQLIQQQSIKYVRIYDTNIDVIKAFANTGVELMVAVPNSDLLAFAQYQSNVDTWLKNSILPYYPATMITYITVGAEVTESPTNVSALVVPAMRNVHTALKKVGLHKKVTISSTHSLGILSRSFPPSAGAFNSSYAYFLKPMLEFLVENQAPFMVDLYPYYAYQNSPSNVSLNYALFSPQAQDVIDPNTGLVYTNMFDAQVDSIFFALMALNFKTLKIMVTESGWPNKGVAKETGATPDNAQTYNTNLIRHVVNDSGTPAKPGEEIDVYIFSLFNENRKPGIESERNWGLFFPDQSSIYSLDWTGRGNVDVMTGANITSSNGTWCIASANASETDLQNGLNWACGPGNVDCSAIQPSQPCYQPDTLASHASYAFNSYYQQNGANDVACDFGGAGVRSMKDPSYDTCVYLAAGSKMSTTNSTSLPARSGSSQEPLAECFTPLLSMLAVAIAAVIL from the exons ATGGCGCGGCGGCTGGTGCTGGCGCTCCCtgtgctcctcctcttgctgCTCGTCG GGCATTGCCACGGAGGCAAGATTGGCGTCTGCTACGGGCGCAACGCTGACGACCTGCCGGCGCCGGACAAAGTGGCGCAGCTGATCCAGCAGCAGTCCATCAAGTACGTGCGCATCTACGACACCAACATCGACGTCATCAAGGCCTTCGCCAACACCGGCGTCGAGCTCATGGTCGCCGTCCCCAACTCCGACCTCCTCGCCTTCGCTCAGTACCAGTCCAACGTCGACACTTGGCTTAAGAACAGCATCCTCCCCTACTACCCGGCCACCATGATCACCTACATCACCGTCGGCGCTGAGGTCACCGAGAGCCCCACCAACGTCTCCGCCCTTGTCGTGCCCGCCATGCGCAATGTGCACACCGCATTAAAGAAGGTCGGCCTGCACAAGAAGGTCACCATCTCCAGCACGCACTCGCTCGGGATACTGTCTCGGTCGTTCCCGCCCTCCGCGGGGGCGTTCAACAGCAGCTACGCCTACTTCTTGAAGCCTATGCTGGAGTTCCTTGTGGAGAACCAGGCGCCGTTCATGGTGGATTTGTACCCCTATTATGCGTACCAGAACTCGCCAAGCAATGTGTCCCTGAACTACGCGCTGTTCTCGCCGCAGGCCCAGGATGTGATTGACCCAAACACTGGACTGGTTTACACAAACATGTTCGACGCCCAGGTTGATTCCATCTTTTTTGCGCTCATGGCTCTGAACTTCAAGACTCTGAAGATCATGGTCACTGAGTCAGGGTGGCCGAACAAAGGGGTAGCCAAGGAGACCGGAGCGACCCCAGACAATGCTCAGACTTACAATACCAACTTGATACGTCATGTTGTTAATGACAGTGGCACACCAGCGAAACCGGGGGAAGAAATCGATGTCTACATCTTTTCCTTGTTCAATGAGAATAGGAAACCTGGCATTGAGTCAGAGAGGAACTGGGGACTGTTCTTTCCTGACCAGAGTTCCATCTACAGCCTTGATTGGACTGGCCGAGGCAATGTGGATGTTATGACTGGAGCAAACATTACAAGTTCAAACGGGACCTGGTGTATTGCTTCAGCTAATGCGTCGGAAACCGATCTGCAGAATGGCCTGAACTGGGCATGTGGTCCAGGCAACGTCGATTGCTCCGCTATTCAACCAAGCCAACCCTGCTACCAGCCTGACACTTTGGCTTCCCATGCTTCATATGCGTTCAACAGCTATTACCAGCAAAATGGAGCTAATGATGTGGCTTGTGACTTTGGTGGTGCTGGAGTGCGATCGATGAAAGATCCAA GTTATGACACTTGTGTCTACTTGGCTGCCGG CAGTAAGATGAGCACGACAAATTCAACATCTCTTCCAGCTCGGAGCGGCTCCAGTCAAGAACCATTGGCCGAATGCTTCACCCCCTTGCTTTCCATGCTGGCCGTTGCGATAGCTGCAGTGATACTGTGA
- the LOC133920056 gene encoding glucan endo-1,3-beta-glucosidase 13-like isoform X2, with the protein MARRLVLALPVLLLLLLVGHCHGGKIGVCYGRNADDLPAPDKVAQLIQQQSIKYVRIYDTNIDVIKAFANTGVELMVAVPNSDLLAFAQYQSNVDTWLKNSILPYYPATMITYITVGAEVTESPTNVSALVVPAMRNVHTALKKVGLHKKVTISSTHSLGILSRSFPPSAGAFNSSYAYFLKPMLEFLVENQAPFMVDLYPYYAYQNSPSNVSLNYALFSPQAQDVIDPNTGLVYTNMFDAQVDSIFFALMALNFKTLKIMVTESGWPNKGVAKETGATPDNAQTYNTNLIRHVVNDSGTPAKPGEEIDVYIFSLFNENRKPGIESERNWGLFFPDQSSIYSLDWTGRGNVDVMTGANITSSNGTWCIASANASETDLQNGLNWACGPGNVDCSAIQPSQPCYQPDTLASHASYAFNSYYQQNGANDVACDFGGAGVRSMKDPSYDTCVYLAAGKMSTTNSTSLPARSGSSQEPLAECFTPLLSMLAVAIAAVIL; encoded by the exons ATGGCGCGGCGGCTGGTGCTGGCGCTCCCtgtgctcctcctcttgctgCTCGTCG GGCATTGCCACGGAGGCAAGATTGGCGTCTGCTACGGGCGCAACGCTGACGACCTGCCGGCGCCGGACAAAGTGGCGCAGCTGATCCAGCAGCAGTCCATCAAGTACGTGCGCATCTACGACACCAACATCGACGTCATCAAGGCCTTCGCCAACACCGGCGTCGAGCTCATGGTCGCCGTCCCCAACTCCGACCTCCTCGCCTTCGCTCAGTACCAGTCCAACGTCGACACTTGGCTTAAGAACAGCATCCTCCCCTACTACCCGGCCACCATGATCACCTACATCACCGTCGGCGCTGAGGTCACCGAGAGCCCCACCAACGTCTCCGCCCTTGTCGTGCCCGCCATGCGCAATGTGCACACCGCATTAAAGAAGGTCGGCCTGCACAAGAAGGTCACCATCTCCAGCACGCACTCGCTCGGGATACTGTCTCGGTCGTTCCCGCCCTCCGCGGGGGCGTTCAACAGCAGCTACGCCTACTTCTTGAAGCCTATGCTGGAGTTCCTTGTGGAGAACCAGGCGCCGTTCATGGTGGATTTGTACCCCTATTATGCGTACCAGAACTCGCCAAGCAATGTGTCCCTGAACTACGCGCTGTTCTCGCCGCAGGCCCAGGATGTGATTGACCCAAACACTGGACTGGTTTACACAAACATGTTCGACGCCCAGGTTGATTCCATCTTTTTTGCGCTCATGGCTCTGAACTTCAAGACTCTGAAGATCATGGTCACTGAGTCAGGGTGGCCGAACAAAGGGGTAGCCAAGGAGACCGGAGCGACCCCAGACAATGCTCAGACTTACAATACCAACTTGATACGTCATGTTGTTAATGACAGTGGCACACCAGCGAAACCGGGGGAAGAAATCGATGTCTACATCTTTTCCTTGTTCAATGAGAATAGGAAACCTGGCATTGAGTCAGAGAGGAACTGGGGACTGTTCTTTCCTGACCAGAGTTCCATCTACAGCCTTGATTGGACTGGCCGAGGCAATGTGGATGTTATGACTGGAGCAAACATTACAAGTTCAAACGGGACCTGGTGTATTGCTTCAGCTAATGCGTCGGAAACCGATCTGCAGAATGGCCTGAACTGGGCATGTGGTCCAGGCAACGTCGATTGCTCCGCTATTCAACCAAGCCAACCCTGCTACCAGCCTGACACTTTGGCTTCCCATGCTTCATATGCGTTCAACAGCTATTACCAGCAAAATGGAGCTAATGATGTGGCTTGTGACTTTGGTGGTGCTGGAGTGCGATCGATGAAAGATCCAA GTTATGACACTTGTGTCTACTTGGCTGCCGG TAAGATGAGCACGACAAATTCAACATCTCTTCCAGCTCGGAGCGGCTCCAGTCAAGAACCATTGGCCGAATGCTTCACCCCCTTGCTTTCCATGCTGGCCGTTGCGATAGCTGCAGTGATACTGTGA
- the LOC133920067 gene encoding profilin-A-like, whose translation MSWQTYVDDHLMCEIEGHHLTSAAIIGHDGTVWAQSANFPSFKPEEMTNIMKDFDEPGFLAPTGLFLGPTKYMVIQGEPGAVIRGKKGSGGVTVKKTGQALVIGIYDEPMTPGQCNMVVERLGDYLVEQGL comes from the exons ATGTCGTGGCAGACGTACGTGGACGACCACCTGATGTGCGAGATCGAGGGCCACCACCTCACCTCCGCCGCCATCATCGGACACGACGGCACCGTCTGGGCTCAGAGCGCCAACTTCCCGTCG TTCAAGCCCGAGGAGATGACCAACATCATGAAGGACTTCGACGAGCCAGGGTTCCTCGCCCCGACCGGCCTGTTCCTCGGCCCCACCAAGTACATGGTCATCCAAGGCGAACCCGGCGCCGTCATCCGCGGAAAGAAg GGATCAGGAGGCGTCACCGTGAAGAAGACCGGGCAGGCGCTGGTGATCGGCATCTACGACGAGCCGATGACCCCCGGGCAGTGCAACATGGTGGTCGAGAGGCTCGGCGACTACCTCGTAGAGCAAGGCCTGTAA